The genomic segment CAAGCCATCATTGCATACGAAAAAAACATAAGACAAATACCAGACGAAGATGGTTATCCTAGCTCCATGTATTTCGGAAGTTGGAAGAATCGTATTGAAACAGATAACCATAAACCACTGATTTTAACAGAGTTCATCGGTGCCTATACAGATAACGAAGGAAGGTTTTATCAAGTACCTGCCTCTTGGCGATTTATCGGCAAAGATCCAGATGAGAATAATGAACGTGCTCTTTGGTATCAAGCACACCTTATCGAAGAATCTGTTGAAATCTTTAGAAGAGAGCGTAATGACTCTAACAACTTTTCAGGCTTTGCACCTTTTGCACTCTTTAATTGGTTCTTTAATCCTCTGAGTACAGAAAATATACGCCCAAAACCTGCGGCAGAAGTATTGGAGAAAATATTAGAACCACTTCACGTGAGTATACGTTGTCACCATAAGAGAATATTCTTCGGTAAGCCTCTTAATGCAGAAATTCATCTGATCCATGATGATGTTCGCTATAAACTGCTTAAAGATTCTAAAGTTATCTGTAGAGTCTTTAATCATGACCAAAAGGTTTATGAAGAAAACATTCAAATTCAGCAGATAGATTATTATAGTAATAAAGTGATACCATTGTCTATACAACTTGATTTAAGTGCAGATGAATTAGAAGAGGCTAATTTACACCTTGAAGTAGATTGGGTTAATGATCAAAGCACCTTACTATCTACTAATCAAATGGATTTCAAAATATTTGGCAAACAGAAAGGGTTAGATGTTGGCAAAGAATTATATATTTTTGACCCACAAGACAAGCTTGATACTATATTTAAGAATCAAGGTTATCAAGTAAAATTAGTTGAGGACTTTGGTAGACTTAATGAAATCCACCATTTAGTGATAGGTTGCAATGCATTAAAACAAATGAATAGTTCTCAGATTGGGCAACTCCAATGTGCTATACGCAAAGGTACTAATCTTCTTGTTCTTGAACAAAATCTCTTTGAAATGGAACTTACAGAATTAGAGATAGACTGGGTTGATGGAACGCCATTAAAATTGGTTAAAGAAGGTAGGGGTATAGATGATTATGTTTATGTGAATGATGCTACCAGCCCTATCTTTGATGGTTTAGCTAAAGAAGACTTTAGAGAATGGAATGGTGATACAATCATTATAAGCAGCTACCTCCAGCAAGGTGATGATTCTAGAAAAGTACCAGCTAAAACAAAATTAGGATCACGTTTTGGTTTCAATGTTGATAAGTATAAACATGTAAAGTCCCATGTTGCATGTTCCAACTTCTTAAGAAATGATGGGCTCATTGAATTGTCTATGGGAAAAGGCAAAGTTTTATTCTCACAATTAGAAGCCTGTAGACGATACGGAGAAGATCCTGTAGCAACTCTATTTTTGAACAATTTATTGAAGTATCTTATAGAAAATAATCAATCTTAACATTATTAATTTATAAAGAGCGCATGAGATTTCATGCGCTCCAAGTATTATTGTCTTAAAGTAATGTCTAATTCTTTCTCAAGACCAAATAATATTTTATTGATTTGCTTATTCACTTCTTTATCTTTAAGAGTCTTATCTTTTGAACGGAAGGTCACTTTATAAGCTACTGATTTATAACCTTTCTCAATTTGTGCTCCTTGGTAAACATCAAATAACTCAACAGCTACTAAGAACTTACCACCGTAATTCTTAATAACTCGATCGATTTGCCCTACCAAAATATCTTCTTTAACAAGCATCGCTAAATCTCTTGTTACCGCTGGGTACTTAGGTAATGCTTCGAAACTTCTCTCCATATTAGCATTTTCAATAATTGTAGGTAGATCAATAACTACCATATATACTCTCGTCTCAATTTCATAATTATCCAGTACCCCAGGATGTACTTCACCAATTGTACCTATTTTTTGCCCATTAATCGTCATAGCTGCTTGACGGCCAGGATGTAACCATGTTTCTTTACTTGCCTCATAAACAACATCTTCATCTATACCTAACTGTGTATAGAGCATTTCTACAACACCCTTTGTACTGAAGAAATCAACATCTTCACCATAAAGACCTAATGTAAGTTGTTCTCTTTCATCTGGTAACTCCGTTAAGGGTAATTCTTTTGGTAAATATACTTTACCTATTTCATAAAGATAAGCATGGTCTACACGTCTGCTGAAATTCGTCGCTAAAGCATTTAACATTCCATTAACAGTTTGTGTACGCATCATACTGAAATCTTCACCTAGTGGGTTTTTAATTTTAATTGCATTTCTTAGTGATGATTCAACTGGTACATTTATTTTATCATAAACTTTAGGACTCTCGAAGGAATATGTCATAGCTTCATTTAAACCACAACCTTCTAAGATAGTTTTCATCATCTCTTCCAATTGTTGTTTGAAAGATTTCTTCCCAACTGTAGCTGTTCCTGTTGCTAAAGTCATCGGAATGTTATTGTAACCATAGAATCGAACAACTTCTTCTGCTAAATCTGCTTCTCTAGAAATATCATGTCTGAAAGTTGGAGCTGATACAATACGGTTCTCACGATTAACTGTACATCCAATCTTTTCAAAAACTTCAACCATATAGTCTTCGCTAATGTCAGTACCTAGTAAGCCATTAATTGAGTCTGGACAATAATTCACTTTGTTTTCTTCTCTTTTAACACCATAATGATCTATTATACCTGGTACAACTTCACCTGCACCCATATCCTCAAGCAACTGACATGCACGATTAATGGCAGGAATCACATTATTAGGATCTAAACCTTTTTCAAATTTTCCTGATGCATCTGTTCTTAAACCTAATTTTTTAGAAGTTAAACGAACAGAAGTACCATCAAAGTTAGCACATTCGAAAAGTATTGTAGTGGCATCGTCTCTTACTTTTGAATTCTCACCACCCATAACACCCGCAACTGCAACAGCTTTTTTCTCATCAGCAATAACTAGCATCGATGAATTCAGTTTTCTCTCTTCTTCATCTAAAGTTACAAACGCTTCTCCATCTTCTGCTTTTCTAACGATAATTTTATTACCTTCTAATGCCGATAAATCAAAAGCATGCATTGGTTGCCCGAATTCAAGCATAACGAAGTTAGTAATATCAACAAGATTATTAATTGGTCTTAGACCAGCTGCTAATAAACGCTGACGCATCCATTTAGGAGAAGGACCAATTTTAACATTTTTAACAACACGAGCAGCGTAACGCGGACATAACTCAGGTTCTCTCACTTCAACTGTCGCAAGTTTATCTACATGACCTTCTGCTGCCTCTTTTAATGTTATTTCAGGATACTTGAAAGGTTTATCGAATGTAATTGCTGCTTCCCTTGCAATACCTAAAATACTTTGGCAATCTGGACGGTTGGATGTAATTTCATATTCAACTACCAAATCTCCTAGACCAAAGTATGGCTTCACATCTTGACCTAAAGGTAATTCTTCTGAGAATATATAAATACCATCCTCTGGAGCATCAGGTATATCCTCTGTAGTAAACCCTAGTTCTTCAACAGAACACATCATACCATTGGATTCTACACCACGTAATTTACCCTTCTTGATTTTAATGTCCCCAGGCAATTCAGCACCTGCTAAAGCAATTGGTACAACATCACCTTCATTAACGTTCTTTGCACCCGTAACAATCTGAATTTGCTCTTCACCAACATCAACTTGACAGACAATGAGTTTATCTGCATCTGGATGCTTTTCAATCTTTAAGATTTTACCTACAACTACATTACTTACTTCTTTACCAAGTTCTTCATGACCTTCAACTTTGGTTCCTGTCATTGTCATTTCGTCTGTATATGTCATGATGTCACAATCAACATCTGTATAATCTTTTAACCAAGACATTGGTACTAACATTTTCATTCCCCTTTCTTATAAAAAATTAAATCTATTAGAATTGATCTAAAAATCTCATATCATTTTCAAAGAATAAACGCAGGTCATTGATACCATACTTAAGCATTGTAATACGCTCTAATCCCATACCAAATGCAAACCCACTGTATTCATTTGGATCGATACCACACATTTCAAGTACTCTTGGATGAACCATACCACACCCTAAGATTTCAATCCAGCCAGTGTTCTTACAGATACGACAACCTTCACCCTCACAATATACACAAGAAACGTCCATTTCAGCACTTGGTTCAGTAAATGGGAAGTGATGTGGTCTGAACTTGACTTTGGCGTTTTCACCATATAATTCTTTTGCAAATACCGCTAATGCCCCTTTTAAGTCAGACATGGTGATATTCTTATCAACAACTAAACCTTCTATTTGATGGAAAACTGGTGAATGAGTAGCATCTACTTCATCAGAACGGAAAACTCGTCCTGGAGCTAATACACGAATAGGTGGTTTACTTTTTTCCATTGTACGAACCTGTACTGGAGAAGTTTGTGTTCTTAATAAATAATCTCCACCAAGATAGAAAGTATCTTGTTCATCTTTTGCTGGGTGATTCTCTGGTACATTAAGTGCTTCAAAGTTATAATAACTTTGCTCTACTTCTGGTCCTTCTACGATGGTATATCCCATACCTAAGAAAATGTTTTGGATCTCATCGAGTACGACATTCATTGGATGTCTATGTCCCAGCACTTTCTTCTTTGCTGGCATCGTCACATCAATAACCTCTTCTTTTAACTGTTTCTCTCTTAATGCACTGCCAAGACTTTCTTTTGCTTCTTCTAACATGGATTCAATTTTTACACGTACCTCATTTGCCATTTGACCGATCACTGGTCTTTCTTCCTTAGATAAATCCTTCATCCCTCTTAGAACAGCCGTTAATTCACCTTTTTTCCCAAGATATTTTACTCTGACTTCATCAAGCACGGCTAAACTCTCGATATTTGAAAGTTGATCTAAGGCTTCATTTTTGATTTGTTCTAATTTCTCTCTCACTTTTTCAGACTCCCTTCTTTTTAATCCATTCTGTTATTCTTTCCAACACAACAAGAAAAGTGACTTGCGTCTCGTTTCAAGTATGTGCAAGAAAGTATGGTTCCTTGCGAGCAAAACACAGTACTTTCTTACACAATAAAAAAACCGTCCCTAAAAAGGGACGGAATAATCCGCGGTACCACCCTAGTTCTTGATTAATATCAAGCACTCGTGTCAGCGTAACGTGCTGTAACGTTATTTCCTACTGTTTTTATATGTCTTATTAACATATAAGATTTTCAGAAACAAAGCTCCAGTGGGAAACTTCAATAAAGCCTTTACTAAGAATGCTTTCAGCCGATGACATTCTCTCTCTGAATAAAAGATTCTTTACCTACTTGCCACTTTCATAGCCTTTACTGTATAGTAACTGAACCACTTAAAATAGTCAATTATTTATTATTTTAACATAAGTCATTCATTTGTCAAGGTTTTAGTGATAAATAGACAGATTCGTTTTTTGTAAAGCCTATCTACATGAATTAAAAAATATCGAGATGAACAAAATAAAAACATATTAATATAGTTTATTGTATTAATAAATAATATGTGATATGATTGTACTAATACATCATGTAGTTTTTAAAACTATATTACAAACCAATTGGGGGTTTACACTTATGAAAAAAATAGCTATCGTTTCAGATTCCGCTTGTGATTTACCTGATAGAATCATTGAAAAATACAATATTAAATTACTTCCTTTAAGAATTCTTTACAAAGATCATGAATATAGAGACCGTATTGAAATTAAGCCTCAAGAAGTTTATGACAATATTGAAAAAGAAGTTCCAAGCACATCTCTACCTACTCCAGAGGATATTAAAGATATTTTTGACAACCTTGTAGATGAAGGATATACCGATGCAATTGTCATAACTTTATCATCGAACCTAAGCGGAACCTATAATGTCGTTAAATTAATTGCTGAAGAATATAAGCATTTGAATATAAAGGTACATGATTCAAAAACATTAGGTATGTTCTTAGGCTTTCTAGTAAAAGAAGCAGCATCATTAATGAGTATTCAAGATATGGATTCCATAATAAATAGAATAAATGAAATAAGGAATAAATTAAAAGGTTGCTATGCTCTTGAAACATTGACATACTTACGAAAAGGCGGAAGAATAGGCAAGGTTGAAGGAACCATAGGCGAATTTTTTAACATTAAACCCATAATAGGTATAAATGATGAAGGCGTCTATTATACTATGGCAAAAACAAGAGGAAGAAAAAAATCCATAAGTAAAATAAAATCTATGATTGTTGAAGAATTTAAAGATAAGAAATATAATATAGCTATCATACACGGTGGCGCTGAAAAAGAGGCGAAAAAATTATATGATAGTATTAAAAATATAGGTCATATCAATGAAAGCTATATATCCCAAATAAGTCCTGCATTAGGTGTACATACCGGACCAGGATTGATTGGTTTTGCAGCTTATGAAGTATAAGATTACTGACAAAAAACTTGGTTAATGCCAAGTTTTTTTCTTGTTACAAGCTGAGTCAAATTTGTTCTTTATAACTCTGTGGTGATATCCCAATGGTCTTCTTAAACATTCTCGAAAACAAAGAGTAATCTTTATAGCCCACCAGACTTGCAACTTTAGTCACTGTTGTATCTGTAGCTTTCATGAGGTAACAAGCTTTATGAATTCGGTATTTGATTAAAAATTCTTTTGGTGAATCCCCTGTCTGTTTCTTAAATATCTGATAAAGATAGGTACGATCAATGTGCACAAAATCAGCGATCTCTTGTATCGTTAATTCTCTATAGTAATATTTCTCAATATAATTAATCGCATATTGTAGATAAGATTTCTGCTGCTCTTTACCATCTATTTCGCATATCTTCATGTCTTTTCTTATATAATATAAAATTTTATAGAGATGTGCTAATAACGCATAGTCTTTCAAATCGTGAGATAAGGATTGTTTCAGAACACCCATAACATCCTTCACCTCATTAATGATACAGGAATCATAAGTGAATACGGGAATTTTCTTGAGTTCATTATTTGCTGTTATTAACTCGCTAATCTTACGACCTTTAAAACCTACCCAATAATAACTCCATGGTTGTAACTGGTCAGGTATATATCTAACAATATCT from the Vallitalea okinawensis genome contains:
- a CDS encoding DegV family protein, whose protein sequence is MKKIAIVSDSACDLPDRIIEKYNIKLLPLRILYKDHEYRDRIEIKPQEVYDNIEKEVPSTSLPTPEDIKDIFDNLVDEGYTDAIVITLSSNLSGTYNVVKLIAEEYKHLNIKVHDSKTLGMFLGFLVKEAASLMSIQDMDSIINRINEIRNKLKGCYALETLTYLRKGGRIGKVEGTIGEFFNIKPIIGINDEGVYYTMAKTRGRKKSISKIKSMIVEEFKDKKYNIAIIHGGAEKEAKKLYDSIKNIGHINESYISQISPALGVHTGPGLIGFAAYEV
- a CDS encoding sugar-binding domain-containing protein; this encodes MLAEYQQICLDGTWDFTPGHLFCDEDPNYINGNKIDWHDIEVPYCWNGSKWMTVLGEYYTKNGYYKDHEIPPFRDHQGVGWYKKELTIQENWLKKRIHIHFAGVSAKAQIWVNGQEVGQHLGAYSSFHWDITDYLYRNGEVETIVVKVWDKSCFYPSDDASFNKHKINTKVLGRRTLIPVGETRNNGGIDQPVHLFATDATYIKDMDLKTEENSFSATVHVRRKELFGSCYTLKARVIDIKTSVVVYEGIKETQIPHEEMSFLFSSQDLDVKQWWPHAPHLYRFEVSIMKEDCDYGSYSKIIGFKTFKIKNGKFNLNGHPYFLRGAGSPPHTMILHDQAYIDKFMNYCQKFNINCIRFHTEPPSQRWLDACDQYGMLVIYEMPLMQQAPDPINTRNEFKAMVKQVKHHPSLAIYCLSNELDHFQNIVDPIGYKEHHIYLNDLAEAVREIDDTLPVYNNAGLKDLRTCGDIKDIHSYSGWYGQAIIAYEKNIRQIPDEDGYPSSMYFGSWKNRIETDNHKPLILTEFIGAYTDNEGRFYQVPASWRFIGKDPDENNERALWYQAHLIEESVEIFRRERNDSNNFSGFAPFALFNWFFNPLSTENIRPKPAAEVLEKILEPLHVSIRCHHKRIFFGKPLNAEIHLIHDDVRYKLLKDSKVICRVFNHDQKVYEENIQIQQIDYYSNKVIPLSIQLDLSADELEEANLHLEVDWVNDQSTLLSTNQMDFKIFGKQKGLDVGKELYIFDPQDKLDTIFKNQGYQVKLVEDFGRLNEIHHLVIGCNALKQMNSSQIGQLQCAIRKGTNLLVLEQNLFEMELTELEIDWVDGTPLKLVKEGRGIDDYVYVNDATSPIFDGLAKEDFREWNGDTIIISSYLQQGDDSRKVPAKTKLGSRFGFNVDKYKHVKSHVACSNFLRNDGLIELSMGKGKVLFSQLEACRRYGEDPVATLFLNNLLKYLIENNQS
- the pheT gene encoding phenylalanine--tRNA ligase subunit beta, coding for MLVPMSWLKDYTDVDCDIMTYTDEMTMTGTKVEGHEELGKEVSNVVVGKILKIEKHPDADKLIVCQVDVGEEQIQIVTGAKNVNEGDVVPIALAGAELPGDIKIKKGKLRGVESNGMMCSVEELGFTTEDIPDAPEDGIYIFSEELPLGQDVKPYFGLGDLVVEYEITSNRPDCQSILGIAREAAITFDKPFKYPEITLKEAAEGHVDKLATVEVREPELCPRYAARVVKNVKIGPSPKWMRQRLLAAGLRPINNLVDITNFVMLEFGQPMHAFDLSALEGNKIIVRKAEDGEAFVTLDEEERKLNSSMLVIADEKKAVAVAGVMGGENSKVRDDATTILFECANFDGTSVRLTSKKLGLRTDASGKFEKGLDPNNVIPAINRACQLLEDMGAGEVVPGIIDHYGVKREENKVNYCPDSINGLLGTDISEDYMVEVFEKIGCTVNRENRIVSAPTFRHDISREADLAEEVVRFYGYNNIPMTLATGTATVGKKSFKQQLEEMMKTILEGCGLNEAMTYSFESPKVYDKINVPVESSLRNAIKIKNPLGEDFSMMRTQTVNGMLNALATNFSRRVDHAYLYEIGKVYLPKELPLTELPDEREQLTLGLYGEDVDFFSTKGVVEMLYTQLGIDEDVVYEASKETWLHPGRQAAMTINGQKIGTIGEVHPGVLDNYEIETRVYMVVIDLPTIIENANMERSFEALPKYPAVTRDLAMLVKEDILVGQIDRVIKNYGGKFLVAVELFDVYQGAQIEKGYKSVAYKVTFRSKDKTLKDKEVNKQINKILFGLEKELDITLRQ
- a CDS encoding AraC family transcriptional regulator is translated as MYKFEPYSYDKRDSMDLSLCSSGFESCVPGKEVGPAAYDYYIIHFIVNGCGKYIYGDKAYDIKEGQAFIIFPGDIVRYIPDQLQPWSYYWVGFKGRKISELITANNELKKIPVFTYDSCIINEVKDVMGVLKQSLSHDLKDYALLAHLYKILYYIRKDMKICEIDGKEQQKSYLQYAINYIEKYYYRELTIQEIADFVHIDRTYLYQIFKKQTGDSPKEFLIKYRIHKACYLMKATDTTVTKVASLVGYKDYSLFSRMFKKTIGISPQSYKEQI
- the pheS gene encoding phenylalanine--tRNA ligase subunit alpha yields the protein MREKLEQIKNEALDQLSNIESLAVLDEVRVKYLGKKGELTAVLRGMKDLSKEERPVIGQMANEVRVKIESMLEEAKESLGSALREKQLKEEVIDVTMPAKKKVLGHRHPMNVVLDEIQNIFLGMGYTIVEGPEVEQSYYNFEALNVPENHPAKDEQDTFYLGGDYLLRTQTSPVQVRTMEKSKPPIRVLAPGRVFRSDEVDATHSPVFHQIEGLVVDKNITMSDLKGALAVFAKELYGENAKVKFRPHHFPFTEPSAEMDVSCVYCEGEGCRICKNTGWIEILGCGMVHPRVLEMCGIDPNEYSGFAFGMGLERITMLKYGINDLRLFFENDMRFLDQF